From the genome of Medicago truncatula cultivar Jemalong A17 chromosome 2, MtrunA17r5.0-ANR, whole genome shotgun sequence:
atatatcaaaatctattactccctccgtccctaattataagatcctttggagaattttttttgtccctttttataagacccctttgttatttccaactacattaattatttctttacatacatgcccctatttattatacatctttttcttcaatcagcaataagtagcatatggaaaacataaactaactctctctcttaaggataaaattgtaaaaacaatagtgattacaaacaactttaatacaaatatccgctttcttaattcccgtaattttagcaaaagagtcttataattagggacggagggagtataaaattTATCCCTaataatcaaaccaaacatagttgaatatactccatccgtttcaaaatgagtgtcactttagcaaaaaaaaaattgtttcaaaatgaatgtcactttgcatttccaatacaactttaatttttttctcccaattttaccctcaataaatacttcaacttttctcttaaacaattttcaatgcaactttaagtttgtctttttcttgtGCAGTTTAGTAAAAGTGTCATGgctaatgattattttattccATTACTTAATTTGTGTGCAATTAActaaaacgacattcattttaaaaaagatgGTGTAAATTTCTTGCGGTCAACAAAGGCCGCATTCACGACATTATTGATCGTTGGGTCGAGATTAgatttctaacaattttttttttatttttaaaaaactactgaaatctaatatttaatttCTGCAATGCTGGATCTTGATATAATGGTCATCAATGTTAGAATGGTTTTTTATGACCGCAAGGAATCCATATTTTACATAGTCACCGTAATATTGACTTCAACAACGTTAGAATTTCTCAGCAAACAGCCAAGCACCACCACGTgacaagagagaagaaccaacaCCAACAGTGAAAGAATCAATCCCAAAAGGCCAAAACACAATCTTCTTTCTATTTTACACTAAAATAATCATTGCATGGCTCTCGTGGAAGAGCATAGCCTCCTCGTGGAAATAAAATAACGTTGGATTGGATGTGTTTTTTACaagtaataatatatttgaatgcGTGTCACACGTGGCAGTGATTGTTTAtacaaaaataactttatattaattaaaaaaaataactttatatTAATTAAGACTTCGACTGCTACTATATCTTCAACTCTTGCATACTCTTCCTAATCATATCTTCAACTTTTACATATTCTTTCTACTCATACATACCAAACAAATCCAAGTCTCCATGGGTTCAATTGCTAATGAAGATAGCAACAAACCTCTTCATATTGTAATGCTCCCATGGCTGGCTATGGGACACATATACCCTTACTTTGAAGTAGCCAAAATTCTAGCTTCAAAGGGTCACACTGTCACCTTCATCAACTCCCCTAAAAACATTGACCAAATGCCAAAAACACCCAAAACCATTGAACCATTCATTAAATTGGTAAGATTGCCTTTACCACACATAGAGCAACTCCCACCAGGCGCAGAAAACACTATGGACATTCAACCAAACATGAACCGTTTCCTTAAGCAAGCCTATGAAGGTCTTCAAGATGATGTTACTGAGATTCTCAAAACATCAAAACCTGATTGGGTTTTCTATGATTTTGCAAGTGGTTGGTTGGCACCAATAGCTAAAAGCCTCAACATAGCTGCTGCTCATTACAACATAACACCAGCTTGGAACAAATGTTTCTTTGATCCACCAAAGGATCAAGTCAAAACAAATTTCAAACTTGAAGACATGTGTGGCCCACCAAAATGGGTTCCTTTTCAAACAACCATTCATCTCAAACCTTATGAGATTATTCGAGCTTTTACAGCTCTTAGAAATGAATCAGGTGGAATAGCTGGTTTTGATCTCAACAAAGCTTATTCGAGTTGTGATCTTTTTCTTCTCAGAACCTCAAGAGAACTTGAAGGTGAATGGTTGGATTATATCTCTGAACAGTACAAGGTTCCTGTCGTTCCTGTTGGGTTGCTTCCACCATCTATGCAGATAAGAGACGATGAAGAGGAAGAGAACAATCCTGATTGGGTGAAAATCAAAGGGTGGTTGGATTCAAGAGAATCATCTTCTGTTGTTTACATTGGATTTGGGAGTGAGTTGAAGTTGAGTCAGAATGATTTAACTGAGTTGGCTCATGGAATTGAGCTTTCTGGGTTGTCTTTCTTTTGGGCTTTGAAGAATCTGAAAGAGGGTACACTTGAATTACCTGAAGGATTTGAGGAAAGAACGAAAGAACGCGGAATTGTTTGGAAGACATGGGCACCTCAGCTTAAAATCTTAGCTCATGGAGCAATTGGTGGATGTATGAGTCACTGTGGTTCTGGTTCTGTTATTGAGAAGGTTCATTTCGGCCATGTTCTTGTGACACTGCCTTATTTGCTTGACCAATGTTTGTTTTCAAGGGCATTGGTGGAAAAGGGAGTGGCTGTTGAGGTACCAAGGAGTGAGGAAGATGGGTCTTTTACTAGGGACTCTGTGGCTCACTCATTGAGGTTGGCAATTGTGGATGAGGAAGGAAGTAGTTTCAGGAACAATGCTAAAGAGTTGGGGAAAGTTTTCAGTTCAAAAGATATTCATAATCAATATATTGATGATCTCATTGCTGCTCTTTACAAGTATAGGAATCCTTCCAATTCCAACAACTAGGTAGACTGAGTTCATATCATGTGTTTCCCTTTGttattgtgatttttgttttacaaTAAAGGTTTATTAGGTTCCCCCTTTtcaattttgtaacaaaaatgtTGGTTGACCATCTCTATATACGGCACTGTGGTTTACAAAAAAATGTATCTCTAGTCATTCTTCTCCTAATTTCTATGTTGGTGAAATGGCCTGAGAGGATTGTATTTGATGATCAAGTATAAACTTTTGCAATTGCATATCTCAAACATAGCAGAAGTAGACTAGAATTCAAATATGTGGCATGAAAGTTTTCCATAAATAAAGATCATAAATGGTATGCATGTTTGAACAAAATAACCAGATCATAAACCAATTGAAAATGTGTTGGTCTGGgctgaaaaaaattataatctctTAACTATGCTATTTTGTATATAATTCTTGGATTcatgtttgtcaaaaaaatactaCTAAGGAAGGAATCTTGCATGACTGTGTCTCAGGAAATTTACTTTAGTTAGATGACAAGAGATGCTCTGTATATTACAACAGTCAAGAAAGCAAACAAAATTAGAAACCAGTTGTCAAATATATTCACCTGAAGTGCAACTAAGAAATTCAAGAGCAGCTCTATGCAAGACACTTTGACAAATGACAACACCAAATTTCCATCCCATACCTCAACATTCTAGTTGTTATCAACCAAATCATTTTTGAAGGACAACTGAAGGTATCAATCTATGCAACTGCTGGTATAGAGGTGACAAATGTGACGAGAAAGTTAATAAACAGaacatttaataaataaactaaaagttAAAATCAAAGGTCATCGAACCTAAACATAAGAATAATAGGCAAGTCTCATAAAGCTAGGATGCTCTCCAAGCCTGATTTAAACTTACAAATAAAGAGGTcaaatgaaggaaaaagaagTTATGAAATAGAAAACAATCTGCCCATCTTTTAAAATTGTAGCTTCCAAAAATCGTAGAAAATTtaggaaataaacaaaacacCTTTGAATGCGACAgatgaataaaatatatgacCTGTATGTAAGTCACACAAAATAAGAAAGGAAAGCCTTCCTTGTTTCATAGATGTAATAAAAAAGTACATAAGGCAAGTACCCTATTACTAGGAAACTTTGTTAAAATACATATTGTTTCCAAGATAAACCAATCTTACAATGAAGTTAGACAATAGCTTTTGTAAGCATTTCTattaaatggaaaaattaaCGAAATGAACCAAACAGAACCCATACTTCTAAGGAAGAAATACTATACACCTAAACTACTCTTCCATTGTTCTGTTTATCTATAATGCTCCAAAATTGTAATGAGCATTTCTCGATAAACCAACCTCTCAGTATGCATACAACAATTCAAATGTAAACATAAAAATTACCTTCCACAACAATATTAGAAAGAGGAGTAACAAATCCATATCTAACTAATACATTCACGGTTAAGAAGGAGGTGTAGGATGCAATGATGACAGTGGGAGCCTCTCCTTTCTAAGTTCCTTGACAATAGCAGCAAGTGCTTCAGGATTGACCCCAAGATCACAGAGGGCAATGAGAATAGAAAGTGCATGACGGTCTAAACCCGTGTCGAGTATATTGGACATGTGAAATGCCAGGTCCAAAGATTCTCGTGCACTTCTGGCAGCTTCTGGATCCATGCTTAAAGCTGAGATGTGAATAAGATGTTTACCGATCAGAATTGCGAATAAATAAACAACTAAACACAAGTTAAAATTACCCTGCAAACTACTGTCTGAAACCTATAgtcaaatgttttaaaaatggGAGCGAAAGTTGAACTGGCGAGACCCCTATTCGATGAATATAATGCTAAACTTCATGATAACTGATGCACTGTGataacttataaaataaaatccataacaaataaacaaaaatatccaTGACAAATACATTAAAATCCATAACAAAGATAAGTCTTcctaatatatattaaaacatcAAATCTCATGTGGATCATACAATCAACTATGGGTGCCTGGTGGATCAAGTGGACCAATATCACCacttcaaataacacaacaggatcaatgaaaaatttgatatgaatAGGAAGAACAAAAAACACAGTAAGGTCACAAACTTCATACAACATAAACTAAGTCAACTAACAAAGAGTATTGACAGTACAGCCTATTTCATTGACGTTCACAAACTTCATTCAACTTTACAGCCTGTTAGTTTATTTAAAGTTGGAATAGGACTAGAGTCCCATTttcctaaggctttgtttgcgagtttggaggggaaggcttaggaaaaaaggaatgagcaagtggaagaaatagaagaaaatgggagaggagggctttggggggttaacttttcttcataatacaaaaccctcctcatttggaggaactaaaaaattgtattggaggagggttttggggggttaataagaattcttcaaatttaatttatgttgttataatatttttaaaattaaaaataaagtaatcatatgcattaatttaccattctctaaaaaactactcttttaaaaaatttgtaagatttctctatttttcttcatattttgcaCCCCTCAaagcctttcctttccttcccctccaaactcgcaaacaaagcctaaaagtCTTCCTAATTGCCTTATGTGAGAGATTCCGTTGATACCACTGGTTTTCCAATATGGATCACATAATTAGGTGTCGCCAAAAGAATAACATGTGCAATTTGATTGATAAAACATGTTAGGCAAActactattttaaaaattgatttggttatttataataaaatgtgATGATGGATCATGAATGAATATCTAATGACTCCTATTATAacttaactttaaaataaaactaaagtCATGAGTAATCTGTTCTTCACTGGACATTTCAGATCTGCATTTTTGTGACCGCATAAAATCCAATCCTCAAGGTTGAGTACTTGGAGCAGGTTCTTAGAGAAGCACACACTCGCCCAAGGATTCAGGGCATTGTAATGTGGACAACATGGTCACGAGAAGATTGTAAGATTTGCTTACTAGATAACAATTTCAAGGAACCCACTTGTATCTGATGAGTGAAagtgtgattattattgataGGGTGACTAAATTATAATTCTTAATAGCCATTAAAAAGAGAAACATGGAGGAACCCATTTTCCCCACACCATCACTCGTAGGCAAGTTCTTGAAATTAACATCTAGTAAGCAGATCTTACAATATTTTGGTCATCACCGTGTCCTCCACACTACTCGAAGTACTCTAACAACAGAATTGTTACAAGCAGTcacaaaaatgaaaatcttAAATGTTGAATGAAGAAGATtaaattaattgtatttaaaagtAAAGTTAGAATATGAGTGTTTTGATATTGATTCAACATATAAGATTTTATTATAAGTAACAAAATGAAGTTATAAATTGAACTGGTAACATGAGAAATGATAGATTCTAATTATGCGATTCTTCATTCCAAGTTTAAATGGGATTAACAATaagaattaataataataataataataaatcacaGATGAGTAAAGAAACAATTAATGAAcgagaataaataaattgattgtTGCAATCGGGAAGCAGAAGGATCAATTGATTCACAAACCTGTTGGTGCGAAGGTGAAGGACGTTTGCGGCGGTGAGAAGAAGAAcccagattttattttattttttaataataatctcAGTCAcgtgttgaaacttgaaaatttgtACGTAAATGAAACAAAGTGgcataaagaaaaagataaagtaagttttttttttctttttttcttgaagGAAGCgtaaattaagttaaaattgaaatatttttttacagacATATTTTTGACATGCTTATAAAATTGAAGTattaagagtaaattacactcccctcccctcaaagttGCTTGAATTACAAGGGAGGgaagtataaattttacttttcaagagagggaaatgtatattttaacataagagaggaggagagtgtaattcaaacatctttaagGGGAGGGAattgtaatttactcaaatattAAATATGAGAAAAGAGATACTCCATTTTAGAATCTTATaatgtcaaaataaataattttattaaatgagtgtATAGATAGAGAGCACTTAAAACTCAAATTTGGATCCGTACCTTTGAGTAAGAAAAGTTACCATGACTTTATGTTTATCTCTCTTATCTTATCTATAATTTCTCTTTCATCTTTGataaaatatagggttaatggtgttttaccctctgtaaaatatttttttttccaaaaaaaatatattttacaggggagtatatcaaaaaaaatataaaccaaaaatgatctatattacagggggtaaagcaccattaaccatAAAATATATTACGCCCAAGTCATGATGACTTTCCCACCACTAAAGTCGTCACTGAATCTCAGTCTTCAAAACTCTTGCACCTCTATTTAGTTTTGGTGCTAAATAGAAGAAACACTCTCCATTATGGTTGTTCTAAGCAATCATTTATTTCATGCAATAAAACTTCGAAGACAACTATTGTCAAAGATGgtttttataaatgaataatAACTTGAATCGTTGAAAACTTCAGTGAAAGGACTATTATATGTGATCAAATCATATAAAGAACAAGTTATAGTAGAAACTATAgattttgaattcaaatttgtGATTTCAATATAATGTTACAAATCATGGAATTTTGTTACAGTTACCTCAAACTTATTTCTGGTCTCCTATGAAAATTCTTTTCATGAAaccaaataagaaaaatggaaataaaaactAACCCAATGTAGAGAGGATTTGAAGACTTAAATCAAATCCTCACACTCAATGAATGCTTCAAGTTTCCAACATGAAGCATGTGGTCCCCCAATGGAACTTTTCTGTTACCAAGTTCATCAACAACACTCAAATCATTGCAAACATCTACCTTGAACCTAACCATTCCTTCTGATTTTCCTGCCAATTGCACCTTTTCAAAACCCAACAAGTGTTTCTGAGGTGCATTGTGCACATTAGGAGGGGTAAAGAATAACAACACTGAATGGCTACTACTCATTTTCCCCATATTCTTAACACTGAGATGAATATCAAATGCCAAGTTTTGACAATGCTCATCAGCAACATCAAGTGACTTGCATTCCAAGGAACGACATTCATGATCCTCGGCTAAAGGAACAGATACCAACTGAGGCGCTTTTACTATTTTGTGTTCGACAGttccaaagctcattccatctCCAAATGAGAAAACAGTTTCTCCTTTATAAAATCTGTAAGTTCTACCAGGGTAACCAGTAGCAGGATCAGACCTCATGTTCATGTTTGTCATTGGTATCTTTTCTACATAGGATTGTGGATACCATGTCATTGGTAGCCTTCCACCTGCATCACAAAATCATCGACAAATGTCAATGTTGTATATCgctttgattttaaataatgtCCGCGGGCCACAACCTGGGGAGTGAGATCAAGTTGTATCAGCAGCATTTGCTGTGATTTCTAATATTAGGGATCACGGTATAACCACAACAACGATTTATAACTTTTTGGAAAACTGTGAACAACTTACTTGGATTATAGGAGCCGAAAATGACATCAGCTATGGCAGCTCCACCAGCTTCGCCGGGGTAGCCAACCCACAAAATGCTTGTGATTTTATCATTAGTTTTGGCAAAGGAAACATCCATGCCTCCACCAGACATTATGACAAGAATCACAGGACCCTTGGATACATTTGCAACTTCATTTACTAGTTGTTGCTGCTGTCCTGGAAGTAGAATGTTAACTCTGTCAAGACTTTCTGCCTCTATAGCTAGATTTGCACCTACAACAATAATGGTAGCATCTGCAGAGGCTGCAATCTTCGCGGCATCGTCTATCTGAGCATTGGCACATTGCACATCAGGACAGCCAGGAGCGTAACTCGTAGGAACAAATGCTGTTAGGCCTTGCAAGGGAGATGTATACTTGCAAGGGATGCCTGCAAAATTTCAGTAACTTGTCAAATGCTATGAAGCAATGACACATACACGGACACAGATACAATACTGATACCGACAAGACACATAgacagtatttaaaaaaaaattaagctgaTCGAATGTAACCGCATATGTCAATAGCGTGTCTGTGTTGGACACTGAGACAATGGATGCATTCAAATAGATATATTTGTGATCAGTTAGTATATTTTATGTTTCTACATAGATATAATGGATGCATTTACCAAAACTTCATATTATATCCATAATATCCATAATATGACCAAGTCATATACTTATTTGCTGAGGTAGGAAATATCGGTACCTTCATAGTTTCCAATCATGACCCTTGTAGCGTTAGCATTAGGTCCTATAACTGCCAATGATTTAATGGCTTTGGAACTTAGAGGCAATGATCCTGGACTATTTTTAAGCAACACAATCCCTTGCCTTGCAGCTTCACGAGCTAACTCTTGATTCTCTGGAGTGCAGACATCCTTTGGACCAAGGTTTCCATAAGGTTGCTTGCTTGGATCACCATCAAAGAAACCAAGACGCATCAATGTTGCGAAATTGTTCGATACAGCATTGTTAATGGATGCTTCATCCACAAGCCCTTGCTTTACTGCCCCTCCTGTATATTGGCCAAGATAACTTCCACAGTCCAAATCTAAACCTGCACGAAATCAAAATTTACATACAACCAAGATAAGTAAACAACTAGAACAGCAGCCCAGTCCGAAAGTAAAAAGatacaaaaaacacaaacacaggATATTTGATCACATAGTTCGGCCAATTGTGCCTACATTTCAGATTGCAGAGTGGCTGGCTGGAGTACctttctattaattaaatttcgGGTTTATAGAAGTATAGTTCGTGTTTAAATACTACGACTATATCCAACAAGTGTAAATTGCAAaccaataatttttcaattaacCAACAGTCTAACACAAAATGATTGGAAATCCAGCAATTTTCATTGGAATATGTAAGTACAAATTTTCTCATATTTTGTTACCTGACAGTATGGTTTTGGCTGCAGCTTCTTCAGGAGTCTTGGTATAATGCTGATCTTTGAAAAGCACTTCTACTGAGTCACAATCAGAAACTATATATCTACATTCACGAcataatattcatattatttagTGTGAAAACAACATGAATAATGAAATCAAACTAAGTGAGATTTAAGACAATTCTAAGTTACCCATTTAATTTCCATTTGCCTCTGATAACTCCTTTAAGGAGGTCAGGGTCTGCACAAGTTGGTTTTCCATTAACTTTATTGTATGAACACATGACACTAGCAACATTTCCATCAATCACACAACTCTTAAATGGA
Proteins encoded in this window:
- the LOC11420634 gene encoding soyasaponin III rhamnosyltransferase; its protein translation is MGSIANEDSNKPLHIVMLPWLAMGHIYPYFEVAKILASKGHTVTFINSPKNIDQMPKTPKTIEPFIKLVRLPLPHIEQLPPGAENTMDIQPNMNRFLKQAYEGLQDDVTEILKTSKPDWVFYDFASGWLAPIAKSLNIAAAHYNITPAWNKCFFDPPKDQVKTNFKLEDMCGPPKWVPFQTTIHLKPYEIIRAFTALRNESGGIAGFDLNKAYSSCDLFLLRTSRELEGEWLDYISEQYKVPVVPVGLLPPSMQIRDDEEEENNPDWVKIKGWLDSRESSSVVYIGFGSELKLSQNDLTELAHGIELSGLSFFWALKNLKEGTLELPEGFEERTKERGIVWKTWAPQLKILAHGAIGGCMSHCGSGSVIEKVHFGHVLVTLPYLLDQCLFSRALVEKGVAVEVPRSEEDGSFTRDSVAHSLRLAIVDEEGSSFRNNAKELGKVFSSKDIHNQYIDDLIAALYKYRNPSNSNN
- the LOC11424908 gene encoding beta-xylosidase/alpha-L-arabinofuranosidase 1 is translated as MANTKNREPKVSSVFLCFSIFYVAVLLNCNHVYGQTSTVFACDVAKNTNVSSYGFCDKSLSVEDRVSDLVKRLTLQEKIGNLGNSAVEVSRLGIPKYEWWSEALHGVSNIGPGTHFSSLVPGATSFPMPILTAASFNTSLFQAIGSVVSNEARAMYNVGLAGLTYWSPNINIFRDPRWGRGQETPGEDPLLSSKYAAGYVKGLQQTDDGDSDKLKVAACCKHYTAYDVDNWKGVQRYTFDAVVSQQDLDDTFQPPFKSCVIDGNVASVMCSYNKVNGKPTCADPDLLKGVIRGKWKLNGYIVSDCDSVEVLFKDQHYTKTPEEAAAKTILSGLDLDCGSYLGQYTGGAVKQGLVDEASINNAVSNNFATLMRLGFFDGDPSKQPYGNLGPKDVCTPENQELAREAARQGIVLLKNSPGSLPLSSKAIKSLAVIGPNANATRVMIGNYEGIPCKYTSPLQGLTAFVPTSYAPGCPDVQCANAQIDDAAKIAASADATIIVVGANLAIEAESLDRVNILLPGQQQQLVNEVANVSKGPVILVIMSGGGMDVSFAKTNDKITSILWVGYPGEAGGAAIADVIFGSYNPSGRLPMTWYPQSYVEKIPMTNMNMRSDPATGYPGRTYRFYKGETVFSFGDGMSFGTVEHKIVKAPQLVSVPLAEDHECRSLECKSLDVADEHCQNLAFDIHLSVKNMGKMSSSHSVLLFFTPPNVHNAPQKHLLGFEKVQLAGKSEGMVRFKVDVCNDLSVVDELGNRKVPLGDHMLHVGNLKHSLSVRI